One window from the genome of Streptomyces sp. NBC_00287 encodes:
- a CDS encoding aldehyde dehydrogenase family protein → MSSYFTDLAQQYIDGEWRPGTGSWDIIDFNPYDGEKLASVTIATVDEVDQAYQAAARAQKEWAATNAYARRGVFEKALRLIEDREAEISEMIIAELGGTRLKAAFELHLAKEFLREAVHLALRPEGRIIPSPVDGKENRVYRVPVGVVGVISPFNFPFLLSLKSVAPALALGNAVVLKPHQNTPIVGGTLVAKLFEDAGLPGGLLNVVVTDIAEIGDAFIEHPVPKVISFTGSDKVGRHVATVCASHFKRSVLELGGNSALVVLDDADLDYAVDAAVFSRYVHQGQVCMAANRVLVDRTIADEFTEKFVAKVKTLKAGDPRDPETVIGPVINSSQADALAGVVEQAVAEGATALVRGATTDNLVEPSVLTGVPADSPLLQQEVFGPVVFLVPFDGEEEAVRLVNDTPYGLSGAVHTGDIERGVAFAKRIDTGMFHVNDGTVHDEPIVPFGGEKHSGLGRLNGETMLDAFTTLKWISVQHGRSGFPF, encoded by the coding sequence ATGTCGTCCTACTTCACCGACCTGGCCCAGCAGTACATCGACGGCGAGTGGCGCCCGGGCACCGGCTCCTGGGACATCATCGACTTCAACCCGTACGACGGTGAGAAGCTCGCCTCGGTCACCATAGCCACGGTCGACGAGGTGGATCAGGCCTATCAGGCCGCCGCCCGCGCCCAGAAGGAGTGGGCCGCGACGAACGCGTACGCGCGTCGCGGTGTCTTCGAGAAGGCCCTGCGTCTGATCGAGGACCGTGAGGCCGAGATCAGCGAGATGATCATCGCCGAGCTCGGCGGTACGCGCCTGAAGGCGGCCTTCGAACTCCACCTCGCCAAGGAGTTCCTGCGCGAGGCGGTCCATCTGGCGCTGCGCCCCGAGGGCCGGATCATCCCCTCGCCGGTGGACGGCAAGGAGAACCGCGTCTACCGCGTCCCGGTCGGCGTCGTCGGTGTGATCAGCCCCTTCAACTTCCCCTTCCTGCTGTCACTGAAGTCGGTCGCCCCGGCCCTCGCGCTCGGCAACGCCGTAGTGCTCAAGCCGCACCAGAACACCCCGATCGTGGGCGGCACCCTGGTCGCGAAGCTCTTCGAGGACGCGGGCCTGCCCGGCGGTCTGCTCAATGTCGTGGTCACCGACATAGCGGAGATAGGCGACGCCTTCATCGAGCACCCGGTCCCGAAGGTCATCTCCTTCACCGGCTCCGACAAGGTCGGCCGCCATGTCGCCACCGTCTGTGCCTCCCACTTCAAGCGCTCGGTCCTCGAACTCGGCGGCAACAGCGCGCTGGTGGTCCTCGACGACGCCGACCTCGACTACGCCGTCGACGCCGCGGTCTTCAGCCGCTACGTCCACCAGGGCCAGGTCTGCATGGCCGCCAACCGCGTCCTGGTCGACCGTACGATCGCCGACGAGTTCACCGAGAAGTTCGTCGCCAAGGTGAAGACGCTCAAGGCGGGCGACCCGCGCGACCCGGAGACCGTCATCGGCCCGGTCATCAACTCCTCGCAGGCGGACGCCCTCGCGGGCGTCGTCGAGCAGGCCGTCGCCGAGGGCGCGACCGCGCTGGTTCGGGGTGCGACCACCGACAACCTGGTCGAGCCGTCCGTACTGACCGGTGTGCCGGCCGACTCCCCGCTGCTTCAGCAGGAGGTCTTCGGGCCGGTCGTCTTCCTCGTCCCGTTCGACGGCGAGGAGGAGGCCGTACGCCTCGTCAACGACACTCCCTACGGCCTGAGCGGCGCCGTTCACACCGGTGACATCGAGCGGGGCGTGGCCTTCGCCAAGCGGATCGACACGGGCATGTTCCATGTGAACGACGGCACCGTCCACGACGAGCCGATCGTCCCCTTCGGCGGCGAGAAGCACTCCGGCCTCGGCCGCCTGAACGGCGAGACGATGCTGGACGCGTTCACCACGCTGAAGTGGATCTCGGTGCAGCACGGGCGCAGCGGGTTCCCGTTCTAG
- a CDS encoding DinB family protein: MVTHVPAEAHGDERGALLNFLAEQRGGIRRAVLALTDEQASSKPSASELSLAGLVKHVAEVEQYWISLAKGEPPAVKRDQSNWHECFVLVDGETVASQLDYWEKVAAETEAFIRSAPNLDDTFALPDMPWFPPEGRVSLRWLVLHLIRETARHAGHADIIRESLDGKTAFELVDLA, translated from the coding sequence ATGGTCACTCACGTTCCCGCAGAGGCGCACGGCGACGAGCGCGGCGCGCTGCTCAACTTCCTGGCCGAGCAGCGCGGCGGCATCCGCCGGGCGGTGCTCGCGCTGACGGACGAGCAGGCCTCCTCCAAGCCCAGCGCCAGCGAGCTCTCCCTGGCCGGCCTGGTCAAGCATGTGGCCGAGGTCGAGCAGTACTGGATCTCGCTGGCCAAGGGCGAGCCGCCCGCCGTCAAGCGGGACCAGTCGAACTGGCACGAGTGCTTCGTGCTGGTCGACGGGGAGACGGTCGCCTCGCAGCTCGACTACTGGGAGAAGGTCGCCGCCGAGACCGAGGCCTTCATCCGCTCGGCGCCGAACCTCGACGACACCTTCGCGCTGCCCGACATGCCCTGGTTCCCGCCGGAGGGGCGGGTGTCCCTGCGCTGGCTGGTCCTGCACCTGATCCGCGAGACCGCCCGGCACGCCGGTCACGCCGACATCATCCGGGAGTCGCTGGACGGAAAGACGGCGTTCGAGCTGGTGGACCTCGCCTAA
- a CDS encoding PadR family transcriptional regulator, whose translation MSAIRLLVLGAVRQHGRAHGYQVRNDLEYWGAHEWSNAKPGSIYHALKQMAKQGLLLAHEIAPSTAGGPPRTEYEITERGIEEYLRLVREALTSYDQKMDMKSAAIGFMVDLPRGETTALLKERIRRIEEWRGSVTEHYVPEDGPERLGHIGEIMNLWIHTADAEAQWTRGLIERIEGGAYTFAGEGEPFVGVLAEDQENPYATGETHSGDAR comes from the coding sequence ATGTCAGCGATCCGTCTCCTGGTGCTCGGCGCGGTCCGCCAGCACGGGCGGGCCCACGGCTACCAGGTGCGCAACGACCTGGAGTACTGGGGCGCGCACGAGTGGTCCAACGCCAAGCCCGGCTCGATCTACCACGCCCTGAAGCAGATGGCGAAACAGGGACTGCTCCTCGCGCACGAGATCGCGCCGTCCACGGCAGGGGGCCCGCCCCGCACCGAGTACGAGATCACGGAGCGGGGCATCGAGGAGTACCTGCGTCTGGTCCGCGAGGCGCTGACCTCCTACGACCAGAAGATGGACATGAAGTCGGCGGCCATCGGATTCATGGTCGACCTGCCGCGCGGCGAGACGACGGCCCTGCTGAAGGAGCGGATCCGGCGGATCGAGGAGTGGCGCGGATCCGTCACCGAGCACTACGTCCCCGAGGACGGCCCCGAACGGCTCGGTCATATCGGCGAGATCATGAACCTCTGGATCCACACGGCCGACGCCGAGGCCCAGTGGACCAGAGGCCTGATCGAGCGGATCGAGGGCGGCGCGTACACGTTCGCGGGGGAGGGCGAGCCGTTCGTCGGCGTCCTCGCCGAGGATCAGGAGAATCCGTACGCCACGGGTGAGACGCATTCTGGGGATGCGCGCTAA
- a CDS encoding ATP-binding cassette domain-containing protein: MADTAITVEGAHKKYGEKKALDGLDLRVARGTVHGVLGPNGAGKTTLVRILSTLLRPDGGRIEVAGHDVVTEARAVRFRIGLLGQHAALDEELGGRQNLELFGRLYHLGARHARVRADELLERFGLADTGRKAVRQYSGGMRRRLDLAASLITDPEVLFLDEPTTGLDPRGRAEVWSAVRSLVGGGTTVLLTTQYLEEADQLADRISVVDAGRVIADGTADELKAAIGGDRIDVVLRDAGQLGAAVALLPVPASGVSVDVDRRLLSAPVTDRMAALSGVVRALQEAGIEAEDIALRRPTLDEVFLHLTGDDRAGDDRADDDRSGDHRVKEAV; the protein is encoded by the coding sequence GTGGCCGACACGGCGATCACCGTCGAAGGCGCACACAAGAAGTACGGCGAGAAGAAGGCACTGGACGGGCTCGACCTCAGGGTCGCGCGGGGCACGGTGCACGGGGTCCTCGGTCCGAACGGCGCGGGCAAGACCACCTTGGTCCGCATCCTCTCCACCCTCCTGCGACCCGACGGCGGCCGGATCGAGGTGGCCGGGCACGACGTGGTGACCGAGGCCCGCGCGGTCCGCTTCCGCATCGGCCTGCTCGGCCAGCACGCGGCGCTCGACGAGGAACTCGGCGGGAGGCAGAACCTGGAGCTGTTCGGCCGCCTGTACCACCTGGGCGCCCGCCACGCGCGCGTGCGTGCCGACGAACTCCTGGAGCGCTTCGGTCTCGCCGACACCGGCCGCAAGGCGGTACGGCAGTACAGCGGCGGTATGCGGCGCCGCCTGGACCTCGCCGCGTCGCTGATCACCGACCCGGAGGTGCTCTTCCTGGACGAACCCACGACCGGTCTCGACCCCCGCGGCCGCGCCGAGGTGTGGAGCGCGGTCCGCTCCCTGGTCGGCGGCGGTACGACGGTCCTGCTCACCACGCAGTACCTGGAGGAGGCCGACCAGCTCGCCGACCGGATCTCGGTCGTCGACGCCGGGCGCGTCATCGCCGACGGCACGGCCGACGAACTGAAGGCCGCGATCGGGGGTGACCGCATCGATGTGGTGCTGCGCGACGCGGGCCAACTGGGCGCGGCGGTAGCCCTGTTGCCGGTTCCCGCGTCCGGCGTATCGGTCGACGTCGACCGCCGGCTGCTGAGCGCCCCGGTCACCGACCGGATGGCGGCGCTCTCCGGAGTCGTACGGGCTCTTCAGGAGGCCGGGATCGAGGCGGAGGACATCGCTCTGCGCCGCCCGACCCTGGACGAAGTGTTCCTGCACCTCACCGGCGACGACCGAGCCGGCGACGACCGAGCCGACGACGACCGATCCGGCGACCACCGGGTGAAGGAGGCCGTATGA
- a CDS encoding ABC transporter permease, with protein sequence MTTYALTDSWTMTRRELAHWARQPVQLAVGLAFPVMLLLMFGYLIGGGREVGGAYLDYLVPGMLALTMAFGLEGTMLAVTPDLNKGVIDRFRSMPMANGAVLVGRSAADVIQSALALTLMIAIGYALGWRAQGGPGAFLGAVGLLLLFRFAMLWIGIHLALVAGKPEMLQAVQILVWPIGFLSNAIADPDSMPGWLGTVVEWNPMSHTATAVRDLFGGPGGEAGHVWPAVGWSLGLLAVFFPLAVRRFGALSK encoded by the coding sequence ATGACCACCTACGCACTGACCGACTCCTGGACCATGACCCGCCGCGAACTCGCCCACTGGGCACGGCAACCGGTCCAATTGGCCGTCGGACTGGCCTTCCCGGTGATGCTGCTGCTGATGTTCGGCTATCTGATCGGCGGCGGCCGGGAGGTCGGCGGCGCGTACCTGGACTACCTCGTGCCCGGCATGCTCGCGCTCACCATGGCCTTCGGCCTGGAGGGCACGATGCTCGCCGTCACCCCGGACCTCAACAAAGGGGTGATCGACCGCTTCCGCTCGATGCCGATGGCCAACGGCGCGGTCCTGGTGGGCCGTTCGGCCGCCGACGTGATCCAATCGGCGCTCGCGCTGACGCTGATGATCGCGATCGGGTACGCGCTGGGCTGGCGCGCGCAGGGCGGCCCGGGGGCCTTCCTCGGCGCGGTCGGGCTGCTGCTGCTCTTCCGGTTCGCGATGCTGTGGATCGGCATCCATCTGGCGCTGGTCGCCGGGAAGCCGGAGATGCTGCAGGCCGTGCAGATCCTGGTCTGGCCGATCGGGTTCCTGTCCAACGCCATCGCGGACCCCGACTCGATGCCGGGCTGGCTGGGGACGGTGGTCGAGTGGAACCCCATGTCCCATACGGCGACGGCGGTACGGGATCTGTTCGGCGGGCCGGGCGGCGAGGCGGGGCATGTGTGGCCTGCGGTGGGGTGGTCGCTGGGGCTGCTCGCGGTGTTCTTTCCGCTGGCGGTGCGGCGGTTCGGGGCGCTCAGCAAGTAG
- a CDS encoding WD40/YVTN/BNR-like repeat-containing protein, whose protein sequence is MRFHGSRALLLGAVLLLLPAACGTGSTGGRAGSSAAPSATTVAGVPPPRIPSAVDLPGWSHSLGFAADGSGFALLAQCTGVRCEQHVAVLDKGARRWRLGTSPLPDVTGDRGITAGLTVLGPGRAVIIDQSEDWRRPAPTWFTGDNGLTWKRGSTEPKGRTATVPEGALMTGECLELESDLSYCTRNRLLVVLPDTGEHRVLERQPPLKGILAPSGDVSRDALFVSGWDDSGRPALAKSEDRGRTWEVTRLTEPGKDSWGFRVVAGGGRLYAAQPGQLMDEEVKNGLHAIHTSTDGGSTWTRVWSYRKGVEPLSILGDLVVATDGSVTVYGETGIWRSTDGARTFRSAGGARAPAGSTTHTPLGWLWNDSYGNGEYRISADGARWHDFTLGGSAQ, encoded by the coding sequence ATGAGGTTTCACGGGTCGAGGGCGCTGCTGCTCGGGGCGGTGCTGCTTCTGCTGCCGGCCGCGTGCGGCACAGGGTCGACGGGCGGGCGCGCGGGAAGCTCTGCCGCGCCGTCCGCCACCACAGTGGCTGGAGTACCGCCGCCGCGCATACCGTCCGCTGTCGACCTCCCCGGCTGGTCCCACAGCCTCGGCTTCGCCGCCGACGGCTCCGGCTTCGCGCTGCTCGCGCAGTGCACCGGCGTGCGGTGCGAGCAGCATGTGGCCGTCCTCGACAAGGGCGCCCGGCGCTGGCGCCTGGGCACATCACCGCTGCCGGACGTCACCGGCGACCGGGGCATCACCGCCGGTCTCACCGTCCTCGGGCCGGGCCGCGCCGTCATCATCGACCAGAGCGAGGACTGGCGGCGGCCCGCGCCGACCTGGTTCACCGGGGACAACGGCCTTACCTGGAAGCGGGGTTCGACCGAGCCGAAGGGCCGCACGGCCACCGTCCCCGAGGGCGCCCTCATGACCGGGGAGTGTCTGGAGCTGGAGTCCGACCTCAGCTACTGCACCCGCAACCGGCTGCTCGTCGTCCTGCCCGACACCGGCGAACATCGCGTCCTGGAGCGGCAACCACCCCTGAAGGGCATCCTCGCCCCGTCCGGTGACGTATCCCGTGACGCGCTCTTCGTCTCCGGCTGGGACGACTCCGGCCGTCCGGCCCTGGCCAAGAGCGAGGACCGCGGCCGCACTTGGGAGGTGACCCGCCTGACCGAGCCCGGGAAGGACAGCTGGGGCTTCCGCGTGGTCGCCGGAGGCGGCCGCCTGTACGCCGCCCAGCCGGGCCAGCTCATGGACGAGGAGGTGAAGAACGGCCTGCACGCGATCCACACCAGCACCGACGGCGGCAGCACCTGGACCCGCGTCTGGTCCTACCGCAAGGGCGTCGAGCCCCTGTCGATCCTCGGCGACCTCGTCGTGGCCACCGACGGCAGCGTCACGGTGTACGGCGAGACCGGCATCTGGCGCAGCACCGACGGCGCCCGAACCTTCCGCTCGGCCGGCGGCGCCCGCGCCCCGGCGGGCTCGACGACCCACACCCCGCTCGGCTGGCTGTGGAACGACAGCTACGGCAACGGGGAGTACCGCATATCGGCGGACGGGGCGCGGTGGCACGACTTCACCCTGGGAGGGTCCGCTCAGTGA
- a CDS encoding ion channel protein, with amino-acid sequence MPQDTAPQAPAAPARALLPLILPALVVGVGAALLFLGVSEAAEAFQDVLWQDLPDALGVGRYSVLWMLVMLTATGVAVGLVVWKAPGHAGPDPATTGLDAPVLPPVVLPGLLVATALMLAGGPSLGPENPIIAVNVSLAFWLGHRFLPRAPGGLWTVLAEAATIGALFGTPVAAALVISEALAGRQVKGALWDNVFAPLIAAAAGAITTTLLAHPTFDLDLPAFGRPGWGDLLAALVIASAGALLAMAAVYAFPYVHAAFARLRHPMLMLPLGGLVLGLLGALGGHLTLFKGLEEVGELAADPEGWSAGEFAGMAVVKLAALLVAACCGFRGGRIFPAVFVGTALGLCAHALVPEVHPAVGVAAAVLGVLLAVTRQGWVSLFVAAILVSSPDVIALLCIASLPAWLLVTGRPQMQLRADGTPVR; translated from the coding sequence GTGCCCCAGGACACCGCGCCGCAGGCGCCCGCCGCTCCGGCGCGCGCCCTGCTGCCGCTGATCCTCCCCGCCCTGGTGGTGGGCGTGGGTGCCGCCCTGCTCTTCCTCGGGGTGAGCGAGGCGGCCGAGGCCTTCCAGGACGTGCTCTGGCAGGACCTGCCCGACGCGCTGGGCGTGGGCCGCTACTCCGTGCTGTGGATGCTGGTCATGCTGACCGCGACCGGGGTGGCCGTCGGTCTGGTGGTGTGGAAGGCGCCCGGGCACGCGGGGCCCGATCCGGCCACCACGGGTCTGGACGCGCCCGTACTGCCGCCTGTCGTCCTGCCGGGGCTGCTGGTGGCGACCGCTCTGATGCTCGCGGGCGGGCCGAGCCTGGGCCCGGAGAACCCGATCATCGCCGTCAATGTGAGCCTCGCCTTCTGGCTCGGGCACCGGTTCCTGCCCCGGGCGCCGGGCGGGTTGTGGACGGTGCTGGCGGAGGCCGCGACGATCGGCGCGCTGTTCGGTACGCCGGTGGCGGCGGCGCTGGTGATCTCGGAGGCGTTGGCCGGGCGGCAGGTGAAGGGGGCGCTGTGGGACAACGTCTTCGCGCCGCTCATCGCGGCCGCCGCCGGGGCGATCACCACCACGCTGCTGGCACATCCCACCTTCGACCTCGATCTGCCGGCCTTCGGGCGCCCCGGCTGGGGCGATCTCCTGGCAGCGCTGGTGATCGCCTCGGCGGGCGCGCTGCTCGCCATGGCCGCCGTGTACGCCTTCCCGTACGTCCACGCCGCCTTCGCCCGGCTGCGGCACCCGATGCTGATGCTTCCGCTGGGCGGGCTCGTTCTGGGGCTGTTGGGGGCCCTGGGAGGCCATCTGACGCTCTTCAAGGGGCTGGAGGAGGTCGGGGAGCTGGCGGCCGATCCCGAGGGCTGGTCGGCGGGCGAGTTCGCGGGGATGGCGGTGGTGAAACTGGCCGCGCTGCTCGTCGCCGCCTGCTGCGGCTTCCGCGGCGGGCGGATCTTCCCGGCCGTGTTCGTCGGGACGGCCCTCGGTCTGTGTGCCCACGCCCTGGTGCCGGAGGTGCATCCGGCGGTCGGGGTCGCGGCGGCCGTCCTCGGAGTGCTGCTCGCCGTCACCCGGCAGGGCTGGGTGAGCCTGTTCGTCGCCGCGATCCTCGTGTCCTCCCCCGACGTCATCGCGCTGCTGTGCATCGCGTCCCTGCCCGCCTGGCTGCTGGTGACCGGCCGCCCCCAGATGCAGCTGCGCGCAGACGGCACCCCGGTCCGCTGA
- a CDS encoding MerR family transcriptional regulator, producing the protein MSYSVGQVAGFAGVTVRTLHHYDDIGLLVPSERSHAGHRRYSDGDLDRLQQILFYRELGFPLDEVAALLDDQAAGKADPRAHLRRQHELLTARIEKLQKMAEAVEQAMEARKMGINLTPEERFEVFGDNDPEQYAEEAEARWGNTEAYAESQRRAANYTKDDWKRMQAEGAEWGERYKALMTAGERPAGEVAMDMAEEHRRYLGNWFYDCPYEMHQCLGDMYVADERFTAFYDAMHPGMAEHLRDAIKANAARHTA; encoded by the coding sequence GTGAGCTACTCCGTGGGACAGGTCGCGGGCTTCGCCGGAGTGACGGTGCGCACGCTGCACCACTACGACGACATAGGCCTGCTCGTCCCCAGCGAGCGCAGCCACGCGGGCCACCGGCGCTACAGCGACGGCGACCTCGACCGGCTGCAGCAGATCCTGTTCTACCGGGAGCTCGGCTTCCCGCTCGACGAGGTCGCCGCCCTGCTCGACGATCAGGCCGCCGGAAAAGCAGACCCGCGCGCGCATCTGCGCCGCCAGCACGAGCTGCTGACCGCCCGGATCGAGAAGCTGCAGAAGATGGCGGAGGCCGTGGAGCAGGCCATGGAGGCACGCAAGATGGGCATCAACCTCACCCCCGAAGAGCGCTTCGAGGTCTTCGGCGACAACGACCCCGAGCAGTACGCCGAAGAGGCGGAGGCACGCTGGGGCAACACGGAGGCGTATGCCGAGTCACAGCGCCGCGCGGCGAACTACACCAAGGACGACTGGAAGCGCATGCAGGCCGAGGGGGCCGAGTGGGGCGAGCGCTACAAGGCCCTGATGACCGCAGGTGAGCGGCCGGCCGGCGAGGTGGCCATGGACATGGCCGAGGAGCACCGCCGGTACCTCGGCAATTGGTTCTACGACTGCCCGTACGAGATGCACCAGTGCCTGGGGGACATGTACGTCGCCGACGAACGCTTCACGGCGTTCTACGACGCCATGCACCCGGGCATGGCGGAACACCTGCGGGACGCGATCAAGGCGAACGCCGCCCGCCACACGGCGTGA
- a CDS encoding YbjQ family protein: MGIDEYGGGQGPQPDVLVVTTNDVPGHRVQEVIGEVFGLTVRSRHLGSQIGAGLKSMVGGELKGLTKTLVQTRNQAMERLVEQARARGANGVLAFRFDVTDAADVGTEVCAYGTAVVLVRE; encoded by the coding sequence ATGGGTATCGATGAGTACGGCGGCGGACAGGGCCCTCAGCCCGACGTCCTGGTGGTCACCACGAACGACGTACCCGGCCACCGGGTCCAGGAGGTCATCGGTGAGGTCTTCGGGTTGACGGTGCGCTCCCGGCATCTGGGCAGTCAGATCGGAGCGGGGCTGAAGTCGATGGTCGGCGGTGAGCTCAAGGGGCTCACCAAGACGCTCGTGCAGACCCGCAACCAGGCCATGGAGCGCCTGGTGGAGCAGGCACGCGCGCGTGGGGCCAATGGCGTACTGGCCTTCCGGTTCGATGTGACCGATGCCGCGGACGTGGGCACCGAGGTGTGTGCGTACGGCACGGCCGTGGTCCTGGTCCGGGAGTAG
- a CDS encoding DedA family protein encodes MTTLALGPEWLDPNYLIETFSLPGILLIVFAESGLFAFLPGDSLLFTAGLFVAEGNYITQPLWLVCTLIVLAAVIGDQVGYMIGKFFGPKLFSRPNSKIFKQENLEKAHEFMEKYGPKAIVLARFVPIVRTFAPIVAGAGRMKYRTFLTYNIIGGIAWGSGVTLAGYWLGQIDFIKTNVEAILILIVFVSVVPILIEYLRERSKKKRAAAQTPVAQQPHQQHPQMMDDATTQLRRIEPTDEPPQQQYYGQQQPYAQQYPQGYGNQQQYGGQQNDQYPYNNQGY; translated from the coding sequence GTGACCACGCTTGCGCTCGGCCCCGAGTGGCTCGATCCGAACTACCTGATCGAGACCTTCAGCCTCCCCGGCATCCTGCTGATCGTCTTCGCCGAGTCCGGCCTCTTCGCGTTCCTGCCCGGTGACTCGCTGCTGTTCACGGCGGGCCTGTTCGTGGCCGAGGGGAACTACATCACCCAGCCCCTGTGGCTGGTCTGCACCCTGATCGTGCTGGCCGCCGTCATCGGCGACCAGGTCGGCTACATGATCGGCAAGTTCTTCGGCCCGAAGCTCTTCAGCCGTCCCAACTCCAAGATCTTCAAACAGGAGAACCTGGAGAAGGCCCACGAGTTCATGGAGAAGTACGGCCCGAAGGCGATCGTGCTGGCCCGCTTCGTGCCCATCGTGCGCACCTTCGCCCCCATCGTGGCCGGCGCCGGCCGTATGAAGTACCGCACCTTCCTGACGTACAACATCATCGGTGGCATCGCCTGGGGCTCCGGCGTCACCCTCGCCGGCTACTGGCTCGGCCAGATCGACTTCATCAAGACCAACGTCGAGGCGATCCTCATCCTGATCGTCTTCGTCTCGGTCGTCCCGATCCTCATCGAGTACCTGCGCGAGCGTTCGAAGAAGAAGCGAGCGGCGGCCCAGACCCCGGTGGCCCAGCAGCCCCACCAGCAGCACCCTCAGATGATGGACGACGCGACGACCCAGCTCCGCCGCATCGAGCCCACCGACGAGCCCCCGCAGCAGCAGTACTACGGCCAGCAGCAGCCCTACGCCCAGCAGTACCCGCAGGGTTACGGCAACCAGCAGCAGTACGGCGGTCAGCAGAACGACCAGTACCCGTACAACAACCAGGGGTACTGA
- a CDS encoding threonine/serine ThrE exporter family protein: MTDAEDRKPQSDEATGTFDPEITSEFAIPQGLAVPKGGSESETSSEFAVPDGFDAPPGPAAEPDGSAFSLPRTYHAKDAPPAFTPATGVPVVSLTKNVPWQDRMRTMLRMPVAERPAPERVHKTEEEGPAVPRVLDLTLRIGELLLAGGEGAEDVEAAMFAVCRSYGLDRCEPNVTFTLLSISYQPSLVDDPVTASRTVRRRGTDYTRLAAVFRLVDDLSDPESHISLEDAYRRLAEIRRNRHPYPTWVLTSASGLLAGAASVLVGGDVIVFIAAAIGAMLGDRLAWLCAGRGLPEFYQFTVAAMPPAAIGVALNLAHVDAKASAVITGGLFALLPGRALVAGVQDGLTGFYITAAARLLEVMYFFVGIVVGVLIILYFGVNLGAELNPDAALSISERPLWQIGASMLLSLTFAVLLQQERSTVLAVTLNGGVAWVVYGAMHYAGGLSPVASTAVAAGLVGLFGQLLSRYRFASALPYTTAAIGPLLPGSATYFGLLSIAQNEVDEGLVSLATAASLAMAIAIGVNLGSEISRLFLRIPGGAGEGRKAAKRTRGF, from the coding sequence GTGACGGACGCGGAGGACCGCAAGCCGCAGTCGGACGAGGCGACCGGCACGTTCGACCCCGAGATCACATCCGAGTTCGCCATTCCCCAAGGGCTCGCCGTCCCCAAGGGCGGGAGCGAGTCGGAGACGTCCTCCGAGTTCGCCGTCCCCGACGGCTTTGACGCACCGCCGGGGCCTGCCGCAGAACCGGACGGGTCGGCGTTCAGTCTGCCGAGGACCTACCACGCCAAGGACGCGCCGCCCGCGTTCACTCCGGCGACCGGGGTGCCCGTGGTCAGCCTCACCAAGAACGTGCCCTGGCAGGACCGGATGCGCACGATGCTGCGCATGCCGGTGGCCGAGCGGCCCGCGCCGGAGCGGGTCCACAAGACCGAGGAGGAGGGTCCGGCCGTCCCGCGCGTGCTCGACCTGACCCTGCGAATCGGCGAGCTGCTGCTGGCGGGCGGGGAGGGCGCGGAGGACGTCGAAGCGGCGATGTTCGCGGTCTGCCGGTCGTACGGCCTGGACCGCTGCGAGCCGAATGTCACCTTCACGCTGCTGTCGATCTCCTACCAGCCGTCGCTGGTGGACGATCCGGTGACGGCTTCGCGGACGGTACGGCGGCGCGGGACCGACTACACGCGGCTCGCGGCCGTGTTCCGGCTGGTGGACGACCTCAGCGACCCGGAGAGCCATATCTCCCTTGAGGACGCCTACCGGCGGCTCGCGGAGATCCGCCGTAACCGGCATCCCTATCCGACCTGGGTGCTGACCTCGGCGAGCGGGCTGCTGGCCGGTGCAGCCTCGGTGCTGGTCGGTGGTGATGTGATCGTGTTCATCGCCGCCGCGATCGGCGCGATGCTCGGGGACCGGCTGGCGTGGCTGTGCGCGGGGCGGGGGCTGCCGGAGTTCTACCAGTTCACGGTCGCCGCGATGCCGCCCGCCGCGATAGGCGTCGCGCTGAACCTCGCGCACGTGGACGCGAAGGCGTCCGCCGTGATCACCGGTGGGCTGTTCGCGCTGCTGCCCGGACGGGCGCTGGTGGCGGGTGTGCAGGACGGTCTGACCGGCTTCTACATCACCGCGGCCGCGCGCCTGCTGGAGGTCATGTACTTCTTCGTGGGGATCGTTGTCGGGGTGCTGATCATCCTGTACTTCGGCGTGAACCTCGGCGCCGAGCTGAACCCGGACGCGGCGCTCAGCATCTCCGAGCGGCCGCTGTGGCAGATCGGCGCGTCGATGCTGCTGTCGCTGACCTTCGCGGTGCTGTTGCAGCAGGAACGATCCACCGTGCTGGCGGTGACGCTGAACGGCGGGGTCGCGTGGGTGGTGTACGGCGCCATGCACTACGCGGGTGGCCTGTCGCCGGTTGCCTCTACGGCCGTGGCGGCGGGACTGGTGGGGCTGTTCGGGCAGTTGCTGTCGCGGTACCGGTTCGCTTCGGCGCTGCCGTACACGACCGCGGCGATCGGGCCCCTGCTGCCGGGATCGGCCACGTACTTCGGGTTGTTGTCCATCGCTCAGAACGAGGTGGACGAGGGGTTGGTGTCGTTGGCGACGGCGGCGTCTTTGGCCATGGCCATCGCCATCGGGGTGAATCTGGGGTCGGAGATCTCGCGGCTGTTCCTGCGGATTCCGGGTGGGGCCGGGGAGGGGCGCAAGGCCGCGAAGCGGACTCGGGGGTTCTGA